A portion of the Bradysia coprophila strain Holo2 unplaced genomic scaffold, BU_Bcop_v1 contig_297, whole genome shotgun sequence genome contains these proteins:
- the LOC119078579 gene encoding uncharacterized protein LOC119078579 yields MRSAVVITAVLFALQINGAFGIAQLLAPVLDPVLKLLPIDVTRALPGIAQLLGKCDCGGTSPEFEQEVAAYNVYKNFTRENNAYDYCCRADQFPHISKAVACFAFCLQNNVALKVGQPLCKLLTAISPLTCDVEKNPCSTGCKLQSSLSPLLGPVGSFLGYTIVKVLDPLNALDGCLIPGAAQFYSQAINNQQDRRNYGNAVDPVGAVGGIALGGLFAIFRCLGGPISHMSLSAWEAGSQKIVDNCLNNKEAKYWKQPALKTDQC; encoded by the exons ATGCGTTCTGCCGTTGTTATAACTGCAGTGCTTTTTGCACTTCAA ATTAACGGTGCCTTTGGTATTGCTCAGTTATTAGCTCCGGTTCTTGATCCAGTGTTGAAGCTCCTTCCAATAGATGTGACAC GTGCGCTTCCCGGAATAGCGCAGTTACTGGGTAAATGCGATTGTGGTGGAACCTCACCAGAGTTTGAGCAAGAAGTTGCCGCTTACAATGTGTATAAGAATTTTACTCGGGAAAATAATGCGTACGATTATTGTTGCCGAGCCGATCAGTTTCCACATATAAGTAAAGCCGTCGCTTGTTTCgctttttgtttacaaaacaaTGTCGCACTCAAAGTTGGACAGCCACTTTGTAAATTACTAACGGCCATAAGCCCATTGACATGTGACGTAGAGAAGAATCCCTGTTCAACTGGTTGCAAGCTACAAAGTTCACTTAGTCCACTTTTAGGCCCAGTTGGTTCATTCCTC GGATATACGATCGTGAAAGTACTCGATCCTCTTAATGCTTTAGACGGCTGTCTCATACCAGGCGCTGCGCAATTTTACAGTCAAGCCATTAATAACCAACAAGACCGACGTAATTACGGTAACGCAGTAGATCCAGTAGGAGCCGTCGGCGGTATTGCCCTT gGCGGATTGTTTGCGATTTTCCGCTGTTTGGGTGGTCCGATCTCACATATGAGCTTGAGCGCTTGGGAAGCTGGTTCGCAGAAAATAGTAGATAACTGCTTGAACAATAAGGAAGCTAAATATTGGAAACAACCTGCCTTGAAAACAGATCAGTGTTAA